A window of the Butyricimonas virosa genome harbors these coding sequences:
- a CDS encoding FecR domain-containing protein, which produces MIFEEDVDSFLLRYLLNELDPEDRKKVEEWIVANEENRQYYQAYQKTHLELRWMERSKKIEGNFIQFDRLRRKQHFRRVFYRSVACAIILLSVGGAFRYWDEKPEMRLVQEGIQPGKSQAILYMASGQVVSVDKDAQELKEADGTCINVDSVAGMTYNVTAGENSSEVLYNRVVVPKGGEFKLTLSDGTKVWLNSFSELRYPVNFTGKKREVILQGEAYFDVIGDPEHPFVVKVNDLDIRVLGTQFNVNAYTEGIVKTVLVEGLVNLRGKMGEINLHPRQMGEYREADGSLQMMDVDILPHVAWKDGNFIFRSESLEDIMDKLSIWYNLDVFYANDELRSIRLSGNLFRYGDVNQLFTLFEKISDARFQVEGKSVVISCK; this is translated from the coding sequence ATGATATTTGAAGAGGATGTGGATTCATTTTTATTGCGCTATTTACTGAATGAACTTGACCCGGAGGACCGGAAGAAAGTGGAAGAGTGGATTGTGGCAAACGAGGAAAATCGTCAGTACTATCAGGCCTATCAAAAAACTCATTTGGAGTTGCGCTGGATGGAGAGATCGAAAAAGATCGAAGGGAACTTTATTCAATTTGATCGGCTACGTCGGAAACAACATTTTCGGAGAGTTTTTTACAGGAGTGTCGCTTGTGCTATTATCTTGTTGTCCGTGGGAGGTGCTTTCCGATACTGGGATGAAAAACCGGAAATGCGACTTGTTCAGGAGGGTATACAACCGGGAAAATCACAGGCTATACTTTACATGGCATCCGGACAGGTTGTCAGTGTGGATAAGGATGCCCAAGAATTGAAGGAGGCAGATGGGACTTGTATTAATGTCGATTCGGTTGCGGGAATGACCTATAATGTTACAGCGGGGGAAAATAGCTCGGAAGTATTGTATAATCGGGTGGTCGTGCCTAAAGGGGGAGAGTTTAAATTGACATTGAGTGACGGGACAAAAGTGTGGTTGAATTCATTCAGCGAGTTGCGTTACCCGGTTAATTTTACGGGAAAGAAACGCGAAGTCATTTTGCAAGGAGAAGCGTATTTTGATGTGATTGGAGACCCGGAACATCCGTTCGTTGTCAAGGTAAACGATTTGGATATACGTGTTTTGGGAACCCAGTTTAATGTTAATGCTTATACCGAAGGTATCGTGAAAACCGTGTTGGTGGAAGGGCTTGTAAATCTGCGAGGAAAGATGGGAGAGATTAATTTGCATCCTCGGCAGATGGGGGAATACCGGGAAGCAGATGGCAGCCTGCAGATGATGGATGTGGACATTTTACCTCACGTGGCATGGAAAGACGGAAACTTTATATTTAGAAGTGAATCCCTGGAAGATATTATGGACAAATTGAGTATCTGGTATAATCTGGATGTGTTCTACGCGAATGACGAGTTGAGGAGTATCCGTTTGTCCGGCAATTTGTTCCGATACGGGGATGTGAATCAATTATTCACTCTTTTCGAGAAGATTTCCGATGCTCGTTTTCAGGTGGAAGGAAAAAGCGTCGTGATCAGTTGTAAATAA
- a CDS encoding RagB/SusD family nutrient uptake outer membrane protein, translated as MKTRLFIMVCLLFSLTSCNKWLDVELENKVDEDKLFSTAEGFQEALAGVYSQMAGKSMYGQALTMEYVDLMGQYYSYNSVGTAYTYFKDFDYTNSGVKSTIASFWNNLYNCIASANNILNWADKNKSVLGETNRNQVRGEALALRAFLHFDLYRLFCPDVKLSPWAEGIPYNKEFGVALPPMYTVEEFVQLVINDLKEAETLLVGDPIVSTVPYTLGTKSDADKYVARMNLYSVKAMLARAYQAKGDNVKAVAYAKEVIESGKFRLLEFASVDQTEALTDVLFSDEHIFSLRNKELKDYSEKLHRDESKNGVTSFKPLPFGSYYNWYEGNNDDVRYSKWFNLGDFMKYYMDNTDAFFRKMPMIKLSEMYLIVAECSFDTDSETSLEYLNVLRDHRIRNHVHLQYLSKESIHDEMRREYLGEGQMWYVMKRNNLKIETGASSGDIEPSDVVYVFPMPDAEIEDGHR; from the coding sequence ATGAAGACACGGTTATTTATAATGGTTTGTTTGTTGTTTTCGTTGACCTCATGTAATAAATGGCTGGATGTAGAGTTGGAGAATAAGGTGGACGAGGACAAATTGTTCAGTACGGCCGAAGGCTTTCAGGAAGCGCTAGCGGGAGTGTATAGCCAAATGGCGGGGAAGAGTATGTATGGTCAGGCTCTCACGATGGAGTACGTGGATTTGATGGGACAGTATTATTCCTATAATTCCGTCGGAACGGCTTACACCTATTTTAAGGATTTCGATTACACGAATTCGGGAGTGAAGAGTACGATCGCCTCTTTTTGGAATAATTTGTACAACTGTATTGCTTCGGCTAATAATATTTTGAATTGGGCGGATAAGAATAAAAGTGTTTTGGGAGAAACGAATCGGAATCAGGTTCGCGGGGAGGCATTGGCTTTACGTGCTTTTTTGCATTTTGATTTGTATCGTTTGTTTTGTCCGGACGTGAAACTTTCTCCGTGGGCCGAAGGAATTCCTTATAACAAAGAGTTCGGCGTGGCGCTACCGCCGATGTACACGGTGGAAGAATTCGTGCAGTTGGTGATTAACGATTTGAAGGAGGCCGAAACGCTGTTGGTAGGTGATCCGATCGTGTCCACAGTACCCTATACTTTGGGAACGAAAAGTGATGCGGATAAGTATGTGGCCCGGATGAACCTGTATAGCGTGAAAGCTATGTTGGCAAGAGCTTATCAGGCGAAAGGCGATAACGTGAAAGCCGTTGCATACGCCAAGGAGGTTATAGAGAGCGGCAAGTTCCGTTTACTGGAATTTGCCAGTGTGGACCAGACAGAGGCTTTGACGGACGTGTTGTTTTCTGACGAGCATATTTTTTCTCTACGTAATAAAGAATTGAAGGATTATAGCGAGAAATTGCATCGTGATGAGAGTAAGAATGGAGTGACTAGTTTCAAACCTCTGCCTTTTGGAAGTTATTATAACTGGTACGAGGGAAATAATGACGATGTCCGGTATTCAAAATGGTTTAATCTGGGTGATTTTATGAAGTATTATATGGATAACACGGATGCATTTTTCCGCAAGATGCCGATGATTAAACTTTCGGAGATGTATTTGATCGTGGCAGAATGTTCTTTTGACACGGATTCCGAGACGTCATTGGAATATTTGAACGTGTTGCGCGATCACCGGATTCGAAATCATGTACACTTGCAATACTTGTCAAAGGAGTCGATTCATGACGAGATGCGCCGGGAGTATCTGGGAGAGGGACAGATGTGGTATGTCATGAAACGCAATAACCTGAAAATTGAGACGGGGGCTTCTTCCGGGGATATTGAACCTTCGGATGTGGTGTACGTGTTCCCGATGCCCGATGCGGAAATAGAGGATGGACATAGATAG
- a CDS encoding PKD-like family lipoprotein codes for MNLRNICCFFIVALFFYACYDDKGNYEYRDINEITVEGIDASYARDVDDSLRIYPVLKGTMYDDTSRFTYRWEVAGRTLTETYNLEIQIDMVPGERSCRFVVKDKETEVEKYHRFSLNVSSSTAGDLIMVLSKYQGRAELSYLRLDKPSNWAINYYQDRYDELLGVEPKQLRIVYSEANRCQPFVNSYGRVMVLADNRVSLLDKSSLMLDTINPYLTGEAYTGLASYPPPDIEGYESQYLMEEGISIWRSNPYGSYFQLSTHFAEISGGTLYTAYSLAPSIWTPGYTYKSKSPHKGSLSAFGFWDAMDPTGDTPTMVNMGYDCGDIILFDKTYGRFVYGSAYGGVKEIKKADFKYFEGYNLLWGSATNMADDGCVAVLNNGDNCRLVLFKSGYEEENAKTATKKWVADIAAGDVIKSTTKFYCMKYTNYMFFVTDGNLYLYNLLDIQSGMAPNSRNLVAKLTDMGYDGDAVITDICVSRTEKTLLLGVSRYGNDMEASGEEAKGDLLYFDLNSSTLSVQYNEEKSYKGIAGIPVDVEIKYQTHWRDGMFKGELKDNI; via the coding sequence ATGAATTTAAGGAATATATGTTGTTTTTTTATCGTGGCCCTGTTTTTTTACGCGTGCTACGATGATAAGGGAAACTATGAGTACCGGGATATTAACGAGATCACGGTGGAAGGAATCGATGCTTCGTATGCCCGGGATGTGGATGACAGTTTGCGTATTTATCCCGTGCTAAAGGGAACGATGTATGATGATACATCCCGTTTTACTTATCGGTGGGAGGTTGCCGGAAGGACATTAACGGAGACTTATAATCTGGAGATACAAATAGATATGGTACCGGGAGAAAGGTCGTGCCGTTTCGTGGTAAAGGATAAAGAGACCGAAGTTGAGAAATATCATCGTTTTTCCTTGAACGTGAGTTCTTCCACGGCAGGGGATTTGATCATGGTATTGAGTAAATATCAGGGAAGGGCAGAATTGTCTTATCTACGTTTGGATAAGCCTTCCAATTGGGCCATAAATTACTATCAGGATCGGTATGATGAACTATTGGGCGTGGAGCCGAAACAGTTACGGATTGTGTATAGCGAGGCGAATCGTTGCCAGCCTTTTGTGAATAGTTACGGACGGGTTATGGTGTTAGCTGATAACCGGGTGAGCTTATTGGATAAGAGTTCTTTAATGTTGGATACGATAAATCCTTACTTGACAGGAGAGGCTTATACCGGGTTGGCTTCTTATCCGCCACCAGATATTGAAGGATACGAGAGTCAATATTTGATGGAAGAGGGTATTTCTATCTGGAGAAGTAACCCCTATGGTAGTTATTTCCAATTGTCTACTCATTTTGCCGAAATATCGGGAGGGACGTTGTACACGGCTTATAGTTTGGCACCATCTATCTGGACACCGGGTTACACGTACAAAAGTAAAAGTCCTCACAAAGGATCGCTTTCTGCTTTCGGATTCTGGGATGCAATGGACCCGACAGGCGATACTCCAACGATGGTTAATATGGGATATGATTGCGGGGATATTATTTTGTTTGACAAGACGTACGGGCGGTTTGTGTATGGTAGTGCTTATGGTGGCGTGAAAGAGATTAAGAAAGCGGATTTTAAATATTTTGAGGGGTATAACCTGTTATGGGGAAGTGCCACGAATATGGCGGATGATGGATGTGTTGCTGTGTTGAATAACGGGGATAATTGTCGGTTGGTGTTGTTTAAATCCGGGTACGAAGAAGAAAATGCCAAGACCGCTACGAAAAAGTGGGTGGCAGATATCGCTGCCGGAGACGTGATTAAGTCTACGACGAAGTTTTATTGCATGAAGTACACGAACTATATGTTTTTCGTGACCGATGGCAACCTTTACCTGTATAATTTGTTGGATATTCAAAGCGGTATGGCCCCGAATTCCCGTAATTTGGTAGCGAAATTGACGGATATGGGATATGATGGTGATGCGGTGATTACGGATATTTGCGTGTCCCGAACGGAGAAGACGTTACTGTTGGGCGTTTCGCGCTATGGAAATGACATGGAGGCTTCCGGAGAAGAGGCAAAAGGTGATTTGCTTTATTTTGATTTGAACAGTAGCACGTTGAGCGTTCAGTACAACGAAGAGAAGTCTTACAAGGGGATTGCTGGAATCCCGGTAGACGTGGAGATTAAGTACCAGACTCACTGGCGTGACGGAATGTTCAAGGGTGAACTGAAAGATAATATTTAA
- a CDS encoding SusC/RagA family TonB-linked outer membrane protein, which translates to MRVFTICMLVFVFGATASGFSQKQVVTLDLRQCDMSTLFQEIWKQTGLRFVYNDKDVASISRFDVKVESEAVEKVLEEVFAKTSLKCSFEGDVIFVTTRGTQARMVADTVKKVTVKGKVTDESKMPLPGVTVVVKIPGVASSSIGTATNDKGEYEVSWIAQKDVALSFSFIGMVTQDVKYMNQKEINVVMKEETAEVEEVVVTGYFNRTKQSSTGAEVSVKGEELRKVGSLNMLQAISAFDPSVRTLPNNQWGSDPNHVPEISIRGENGFDLRSSADDSRTNPNAPLYIMDGIEVTATTVYDLDMNRVEAFSILKDASATALYGSRGANGVILITTIRPRAGELRVSVNARYDISAPDLSDYNLMNAREKLEYERLAGVYKANGLEQQMTMDETYNKRLEEVVRGVDTYWLSIPLRTSLNQRYNIFVEGGDEHMRYGVDLKYDTDKGVMKGSGRERWGAKVNLNYNLDNKLIVNNDLNVDDVKGENSPYGDFSQYTRLNPYERKRDPETGEFIRKFESNNLKNPLLDATLPNTDYNRYTEVKDNLSIEWRVTPHFQVKGLAALTKNITKNDKYRSAESSEFDTQTDPDQKGSYTISNSTTINFDANIRFMYNNVFADKYTVSAGIGSELSTSDLTGEGFTAVGFLSDKLKNIQYAQQFKKDSKPTGSYDKTKMVGFFANLNVGYDNRYFLDASFRTDGSSKFGRNSRFAPFWSVGAAWNVDKESFWTGTGYMKIRASVGSTGTTNFTSDQALTQYLYQSSSEYNGIYGAVLSAYGNPSLKWQNTLQYNAGIETSVWRNIIVVNFDAYLKRTQNLLLNVDVAPSTGFSSYKENMGSIDNKGFEARLRFNLINDRMRDMTWNVTLAAAHNKNEIRKLSTAMKKMNEEALNSANSKGDTTVFRLYEEGRSQSALMVVRSLGIDPATGNEIYIKKDGSLTYEYDVNDKVEVGDENPKFQGNVQTNFYWKGFNLYLLFNYEYGAKIYNSTLATKVEGADPLYNADKRVLYDRWKKPGDVAMFRRIDDTSELYQTTRLVQDNNFINLSSLSLSYDVPRDILARTFIERCKFTFSMTDVFRISSIKQERGTSYPFARSFSFALNVTF; encoded by the coding sequence ATGAGAGTGTTTACGATTTGTATGCTTGTTTTCGTGTTTGGAGCCACGGCTAGTGGTTTTTCACAAAAGCAAGTCGTTACGTTGGATTTGCGACAATGCGACATGAGTACGTTGTTCCAAGAGATTTGGAAACAGACGGGGTTGCGTTTCGTTTACAACGACAAGGATGTGGCGAGTATTTCACGTTTTGACGTGAAAGTCGAAAGTGAAGCTGTAGAGAAGGTGCTGGAAGAGGTTTTTGCAAAGACTTCTTTAAAGTGTTCCTTTGAAGGTGATGTTATTTTTGTGACCACCCGCGGGACTCAGGCCCGGATGGTGGCTGATACGGTCAAGAAGGTGACTGTGAAAGGGAAGGTGACGGACGAGAGCAAGATGCCTTTGCCGGGGGTGACGGTTGTGGTGAAGATTCCCGGTGTTGCGTCTAGTTCGATCGGTACGGCAACTAATGACAAGGGGGAGTACGAGGTGTCGTGGATTGCACAGAAGGATGTGGCACTTTCTTTCTCTTTTATCGGGATGGTGACTCAGGATGTGAAGTACATGAACCAGAAGGAGATTAATGTGGTGATGAAGGAGGAGACTGCAGAGGTGGAAGAGGTGGTTGTAACGGGATATTTTAACCGTACCAAGCAAAGTTCCACGGGTGCAGAAGTTTCCGTGAAAGGGGAGGAACTTCGGAAAGTGGGTTCTTTGAATATGTTACAGGCAATTTCTGCTTTTGACCCTTCCGTGCGTACGCTACCGAACAACCAATGGGGAAGTGACCCGAATCACGTGCCGGAAATATCGATTCGCGGTGAAAATGGTTTTGATTTGAGAAGTTCTGCCGATGATTCCCGTACGAATCCGAACGCTCCCTTGTATATCATGGATGGTATTGAGGTGACAGCCACGACGGTGTACGATTTGGATATGAACCGGGTGGAGGCATTTTCTATTTTAAAGGATGCGTCGGCCACGGCTCTTTACGGTTCAAGGGGTGCTAACGGGGTGATACTGATCACAACGATCCGTCCGCGGGCAGGTGAGTTGCGTGTGTCAGTGAATGCTCGCTATGATATTTCAGCTCCTGATTTGAGTGACTATAATTTGATGAATGCCCGGGAAAAATTGGAATACGAGCGTTTGGCTGGTGTTTATAAGGCTAACGGGCTGGAGCAGCAAATGACAATGGACGAGACTTATAATAAGCGTCTGGAAGAGGTGGTGCGTGGCGTGGATACTTACTGGTTGTCCATTCCTCTTCGTACATCATTGAATCAGCGTTATAATATTTTCGTGGAAGGTGGTGATGAGCACATGCGTTATGGCGTGGATCTGAAATACGACACGGACAAAGGTGTCATGAAGGGTTCCGGGCGGGAGCGTTGGGGGGCAAAGGTGAATCTGAATTACAATTTGGATAATAAGTTGATTGTAAATAATGATCTGAACGTGGATGATGTGAAAGGGGAGAATTCTCCATACGGTGATTTTTCTCAGTATACAAGGTTAAATCCGTACGAGAGAAAGAGAGACCCGGAGACGGGAGAGTTTATTCGGAAATTCGAATCAAATAACTTGAAAAATCCGTTGTTGGATGCCACGTTACCGAATACGGACTATAATCGTTACACGGAAGTAAAGGATAATTTAAGTATCGAATGGCGGGTAACGCCTCATTTCCAAGTGAAAGGATTGGCTGCATTGACTAAAAATATAACCAAGAATGATAAATATCGTTCGGCAGAATCCTCGGAATTTGACACGCAGACCGACCCAGATCAAAAGGGTAGTTACACGATCAGTAATTCAACCACGATTAATTTTGATGCCAATATTCGGTTCATGTATAACAACGTGTTTGCAGATAAATATACGGTGAGTGCGGGGATCGGTAGCGAGCTTTCCACTTCGGATTTGACGGGGGAAGGTTTTACGGCAGTAGGATTTTTGAGTGATAAGTTGAAGAATATTCAATATGCCCAACAATTCAAGAAGGATTCCAAACCCACGGGAAGTTATGATAAAACCAAGATGGTCGGTTTCTTTGCTAATTTAAATGTGGGGTATGATAACCGTTATTTCCTAGATGCATCGTTCCGTACGGATGGTTCCAGTAAATTCGGACGCAATTCTCGTTTTGCACCTTTCTGGTCGGTTGGTGCGGCTTGGAATGTTGATAAGGAGTCCTTTTGGACGGGTACCGGGTATATGAAGATACGTGCCTCCGTGGGTAGTACCGGTACAACGAATTTCACTTCGGATCAGGCATTGACACAGTATTTGTACCAGAGTTCTTCCGAGTATAACGGAATTTACGGGGCTGTGCTTTCTGCTTATGGAAATCCCTCGTTGAAATGGCAAAATACGTTACAGTATAATGCCGGAATCGAAACGAGTGTTTGGAGAAATATTATCGTGGTGAATTTTGATGCTTATTTGAAACGTACGCAGAATTTATTGTTAAACGTGGATGTGGCTCCCTCGACAGGTTTTTCTTCTTATAAAGAGAATATGGGATCTATCGACAATAAAGGGTTTGAGGCTCGTTTGCGTTTTAACCTGATTAACGACCGGATGAGGGATATGACCTGGAACGTGACACTTGCCGCGGCTCATAATAAGAACGAAATCCGGAAATTGTCCACGGCTATGAAAAAAATGAATGAAGAGGCGTTGAATTCCGCTAATTCCAAGGGTGATACAACCGTGTTCCGTTTATACGAAGAAGGACGTTCACAGAGTGCCTTGATGGTGGTTCGTTCGTTGGGGATTGATCCGGCTACCGGTAATGAGATTTATATCAAGAAGGACGGTTCTCTGACTTACGAGTACGATGTCAATGATAAAGTAGAGGTCGGGGATGAAAATCCGAAGTTCCAAGGGAATGTTCAGACGAATTTCTACTGGAAAGGGTTTAATCTTTATTTGCTATTTAATTATGAGTACGGGGCAAAGATTTATAATTCCACGTTGGCGACAAAGGTTGAGGGGGCCGATCCGTTGTATAATGCGGACAAGCGGGTGTTGTACGACCGATGGAAGAAACCGGGGGACGTGGCAATGTTCAGGCGTATCGATGACACGAGTGAATTGTACCAGACCACTCGTTTGGTTCAGGATAATAATTTCATTAATTTATCCAGTTTGTCTCTTTCTTACGATGTTCCAAGGGATATTTTAGCCAGAACGTTTATCGAGCGATGCAAGTTTACTTTCTCGATGACGGATGTATTCCGTATTTCGAGTATTAAACAGGAGCGGGGAACGTCTTATCCTTTTGCCCGTTCTTTTTCATTTGCGCTTAATGTAACATTTTAA
- a CDS encoding RNA polymerase sigma factor: protein MQQKDVQICDLLKNKDAKGMEFLFEEYYKPLVVWGDTFLNDVSRSEDLVQDFLIKLWEKRIGEKLEPSTLRSYLFVSIRNLALNAKVKVDPVRYVCDFAHLEKPWEEYDNMEEEVIQRIEREVKKLPSRSRDIIECVYLKGMRYKDVAAELNISVATVNTLLVNALKKLRQTTGKEESILIYWLCLSCCKSVAKA from the coding sequence ATGCAACAGAAGGATGTTCAGATATGTGATTTGCTGAAAAATAAGGATGCGAAAGGGATGGAATTCCTTTTCGAGGAATATTATAAGCCTTTGGTTGTGTGGGGGGATACTTTTTTGAACGATGTTTCCCGGTCAGAGGATTTGGTTCAGGATTTTCTGATTAAATTGTGGGAAAAACGGATCGGAGAAAAATTGGAACCTTCAACGTTACGATCTTATCTTTTTGTTTCTATTCGTAACTTGGCGTTAAATGCTAAAGTGAAAGTTGATCCCGTACGGTATGTTTGTGATTTTGCCCATCTTGAAAAACCGTGGGAGGAGTATGATAACATGGAGGAAGAGGTTATTCAACGGATAGAGCGTGAAGTCAAAAAATTACCTTCCCGAAGTCGTGACATAATTGAATGTGTATATCTGAAAGGTATGCGATATAAGGATGTTGCGGCAGAGTTGAATATTTCTGTGGCAACGGTCAATACTTTATTGGTAAATGCCTTGAAAAAGTTAAGGCAGACTACGGGTAAGGAAGAAAGTATTTTAATATATTGGTTGTGCCTGTCTTGTTGTAAATCAGTAGCCAAAGCGTGA
- a CDS encoding DUF4843 domain-containing protein translates to MSKLIYLFAVVYIVFSFVGCDQDIDFPYEGKDRIQFKHFSTVNNKRLYADSVVFSFGLLNDTVRVDTAKIVMQYLGKGSETERTYNVMIVLDSTTAKEGIHYAAFPQEQKFRPGKLTDTLRVVVYRDSLNKSFANPTNECLYLRLQESEDFDLGLRGGISMRLLLNDYLSQPSWWNSHGGLGYFHPKKWRILISFNEDYKKSDCSFDQNNEGRTYARGLDNYLRNVPTYDDETGMRLYLTYMQEVEK, encoded by the coding sequence ATGAGTAAATTAATATACTTGTTTGCGGTTGTTTATATCGTGTTCTCGTTTGTCGGGTGCGATCAGGACATAGATTTTCCTTACGAGGGAAAAGACCGGATTCAGTTCAAGCATTTTTCCACGGTGAATAACAAGCGTCTTTATGCGGATTCGGTCGTGTTTTCATTCGGGTTGTTGAATGATACGGTTCGGGTGGACACGGCGAAGATCGTTATGCAATATTTGGGTAAAGGATCGGAAACGGAGCGTACCTATAACGTGATGATCGTGTTGGACTCAACGACGGCCAAGGAGGGAATACATTATGCGGCTTTCCCGCAAGAACAAAAATTCCGTCCCGGAAAATTGACAGACACCCTGCGTGTTGTTGTTTACCGGGATTCTTTAAACAAAAGTTTCGCTAACCCCACAAACGAATGTCTGTATTTGCGTTTACAGGAGAGTGAGGATTTTGATCTGGGATTGCGGGGAGGAATCAGCATGAGATTGTTATTGAACGATTATCTGTCTCAACCGAGTTGGTGGAATAGTCATGGCGGGTTGGGATATTTCCATCCGAAAAAATGGCGTATCCTGATCTCATTTAATGAAGATTATAAAAAATCAGATTGCTCGTTCGACCAGAATAACGAGGGACGGACGTATGCCAGGGGACTGGATAACTATTTAAGAAACGTACCGACATATGATGACGAGACGGGGATGCGTCTTTACCTGACTTATATGCAGGAAGTTGAGAAATAG
- a CDS encoding M48 family metallopeptidase, with protein MKRTILRLTFIVGIVLLFFRCATVPLTGRHQLILFPEDQMVSMSLTSYSSFLKENKLSTDAVNKQRIKNVGAKISKAVEQYLAANGLQDQIANFQWEFNLVASNEPNAWCMPGGKVVFYEGILPYCQNDAGIAVVMGHEIAHAVAHHSNERMSQQALIQYGQAAATEILGHNQSDTRKAILAAAIGMGTNVGITLPFSRKHEYEADHLGLIFMAMAGYDPNEAVAFWTRMANASAGKQPEFLSTHPADEKRIAKLKAAIPEALKYKKN; from the coding sequence ATGAAAAGAACAATTTTACGTCTTACGTTCATCGTAGGGATCGTTCTGCTTTTCTTCCGATGTGCCACCGTGCCACTCACGGGAAGACACCAACTTATCCTATTCCCGGAAGACCAAATGGTCTCCATGAGTTTAACCTCATACAGTAGCTTTTTAAAGGAAAACAAGCTATCCACCGATGCCGTCAATAAACAACGGATCAAAAATGTCGGGGCAAAGATCTCGAAAGCCGTTGAACAATATCTTGCCGCAAATGGGCTGCAAGACCAGATTGCCAATTTCCAATGGGAATTCAACCTCGTTGCCAGCAATGAACCCAACGCATGGTGTATGCCGGGAGGTAAGGTCGTTTTCTACGAGGGTATATTACCTTATTGCCAGAATGATGCGGGAATCGCTGTTGTCATGGGGCATGAAATCGCTCACGCCGTGGCACACCACAGTAACGAGCGCATGAGCCAACAGGCACTCATTCAATACGGTCAGGCTGCCGCCACCGAAATTCTAGGACACAACCAAAGTGATACAAGAAAAGCCATCCTAGCCGCCGCAATCGGCATGGGAACCAATGTGGGAATCACTCTCCCCTTCTCCCGTAAGCACGAGTACGAGGCTGATCATCTAGGACTGATTTTCATGGCCATGGCCGGTTACGACCCGAATGAGGCTGTTGCTTTCTGGACCCGTATGGCAAACGCATCAGCAGGCAAGCAACCCGAATTCCTGTCGACCCATCCTGCTGACGAAAAACGGATCGCCAAACTAAAAGCGGCCATCCCGGAAGCATTGAAATACAAGAAAAACTAG